The Cloeon dipterum chromosome 3, ieCloDipt1.1, whole genome shotgun sequence genome includes a region encoding these proteins:
- the LOC135938996 gene encoding hydroxyacyl-coenzyme A dehydrogenase, mitochondrial-like, with protein MATSLLKVCVRGFSSSAAASAAIKNVTVIGGGLMGSGVAQVAAQAGQKVTLVDVNEKVLGKAKDSIAANLGRVAKKKFKDAPADGEKFVAGALANLSTNTDACEAAKSADLVLEAIVEDLKVKHKLFSSLDAVAPAHAIFASNTSSLSIEEISKAAPKRKENFGGLHFFNPVPVMKLLEVIRTPFTSDETYKAMMEWGKALGKVPITCRDTPGFVVNRLLVPYLAEAVRLVERGDASARDVDIAMKLGAGYPMGPFELADYVGLDTTKFILDGWAKKFPDQPLFKPIKMLNEKVAQGKFGVKTGEGFYNYKK; from the exons ATGGCCACGTCCTTGCTGAAGGTCTGCGTTCGCGGCTTTTCGTCGTCGGCGGCCGCCTCGGCGGCCATCAAGAACGTGACGGTGATCGGCGGCGGCCTGATGGGCTCCGGAGTGGCCCAGGTGGCGGCGCAGGCCGGCCAGAAGGTGACCCTGGTGGACGTGAACGAGAAGGTGCTGGGCAAAGCCAAGGACAGCATCGCCGCCAACCTGGGCCGCGTGGCCAAGAAGAAGTTCAAGGACGCGCCCGCCGACGGCGAGAAGTTCGTGGCCGGCGCCCTGGCCAACCTGAGCACCAACACGGACGCGTGCGAGGCGGCCAAGTCTGCTGACCTGGTGCTCGAGGCCATCGTCGAGGACCTCAAGGTCAAGCACAAGCTGTTCAGCAGCCTGGACGCCGTCGCCCCCGCTCATGCCATTTTCGCTTCCAACACCTCGTCCCTGTCCATCGAGGAGATTTCTAAGGCTGCCCCCAAGagaaag GAAAATTTCGGTGGCCTCCACTTCTTCAACCCCGTGCCTGTGATGAAGCTTCTGGAGGTGATCAGGACGCCATTCACCTCGGACGAGACCTACAAGGCGATGATGGAATGGGGCAAGGCCCTGGGAAAGGTGCCCATCACCTGCCGGGACACTCCCGGATTCGTGGTCAACCGCCTTTTGGTTCCCTATTTGGCCGAGGCCGTGCGGCTGGTCGAGCGAGGAGACGCCTCCGCCAGGGACGTGGACATTGCCATGAAACTGGGCGCCGGTTATCCGATGGGACCCTTTGAACTTGCGGACTATGTCGGACTTGACACTACCAAGTTCATTCTCGATG gTTGGGCAAAGAAATTCCCTGACCAGCCGCTTTTCAAGCCGATCAAGATGCTGAACGAGAAGGTCGCTCAGGGCAAGTTTGGAGTTAAGACTGGCGAAGGTTTTTACAACTACAAgaagtaa